In Trichoderma asperellum chromosome 1, complete sequence, a single window of DNA contains:
- a CDS encoding uncharacterized protein (BUSCO:EOG092D3BUG) — protein MAPTDHDPLLVLRQSISSGQPFIPSASDDPSAAEVSLSQATHLQFTGLSLALPIDSPTRFISSDKPVDLRSIYFAWLNRELAIPEYNASATTLNDELSANGSSGKVQNLGFIERLDLITWLEGASEESEYIKPIAGEASAAAAGATSSSKTGAAALAASARSGKGTIDPRLASVYDGERRMGDRNTVLRGIKPTDFSHVRKLAIPFIQKKSLSSAISSAQSLSINQKGPSRRPDPIILLSPSASSLLRMSNARSFLEDGKFVPPDAGASTASMLHVQRIIPGIDPNRPMRFILVEGSEQFKPEYWNRIVAVFTTGQTWQFKNYKWSNPNELFKHTMGVYVGWRGDLAPDNIRGWGHRVTTTSVDRWRGEDDVASRFRDKEVVEYIWKSIEMNMRNKGWRRDAAPSSI, from the exons ATGGCGCCCACAGACCATGATCCGCTCCTTGTCCTCCGCCAATCCATCTCCAGCGGCCAGCCGTTCATCCCGAGCGCGTCTGACGACCCTTCCGCCGCCGAAGTCTCTCTCTCGCAGGCCACGCACCTGCAGTTCACAGGGCTCTCCCTCGCGCTGCCGATAGACTCGCCCACGCGCTTCATCTCTAGCGATAAGCCGGTCGACCTGCGTAGTATCTACTTCGCCTGGCTGAACCGCGAGCTTGCCATTCCCGAATACAATGCCTCCGCCACGACGCTCAATGACGAGCTCAGCGCGAATGGATCGAGCGGCAAGGTCCAGAACCTGGGTTTCATTGAAAGACTCGATTTGATCACTTGGCTCGAAGGTGCCAGTGAGGAAAGCGAGTACATCAAACCTATAGCTGGAGAGGCGAGCGCAGCGGCTGCTGGGGCGACCTCATCCTCGAAGACTGGCGCTGCGGCCTTGGCTGCGTCAGCTAGGTCAGGCAAGGGGACCATCGACCCGAGGCTGGCGAGTGTATACGACGGTGAACGCAGAATGGGCGACCGCAACACAGTCCTGAGGGGCATTAAACCCACA GATTTCTCACACGTGCGGAAACTCGCCATCCCCTTCATCCAAAAGAAGTCTCTGTCCTCAGCTATCAGCTCGGCCCAATCTCTCTCCATCAACCAAAAGGGTCCTTCACGTCGCCCCGACCCCATTATCTTGCTCTCTCCATCCGCCTCGTCTCTCCTGCGCATGTCCAATGCCCGTTCATTCCTCGAAGACGGCAAGTTCGTGCCTCCTGATGCAGGAGCGTCCACCGCCTCCATGTTACACGTTCAGCGCATCATCCCCGGCATCGATCCCAACCGACCAATGCGTTTCATTCTTGTCGAAGGATCGGAGCAATTCAAGCCCGAATATTGGAACCGCATTGTTGCGGTGTTTACGACGGGCCAGACGTGGCAGTTCAAGAATTACAAATGGAGCAATCCGAATGAGCTATTCAAGCATACCATGGGCGTGTACGTCGGATGGAGAGGCGACCTGGCGCCGGATAATATCCGCGGCTGGGGTCACCGCGTCACAACTACGAGTGTTGACCGCTGGAGAGGCGAGGACGACGTCGCCTCGCGATTCAGGGATAAGGAGGTCGTGGAGTACATTTGGAAGTCTATTGAGATGAACATGCGGAATAAAGGTTGGAGGAGAGACGCCGCTCCGTCGTCGATATAA
- a CDS encoding uncharacterized protein (TransMembrane:1 (o364-386i)~BUSCO:EOG092D29G7) yields MPSAYADHGSMADIARDKALQHGAAVAGTAASAAPRRKEAASPKSDEISAHRAKTRSWDYIWRSGVAGGVAGCAAKTTVAPLDRVKILFQTSNPQFAKYTGSSFGVATAMKDIYLQEGGRGLFRGHSATLLRIFPYAGIKFLAYEQIRSIIIPNKNHETPFRRLISGSLAGVTSVFFTYPLEVVRVRLAFETRRDGRSSLTSICRQIYNEHPIEKSRTAKLPNSPSITTAVNSAAAAVESVAPRVGLVNFYRGFAPTLLGMLPYAGVSFLTHDTMTDLLHHPSIAEHTTLPKKKNHPEGKPAALRSWAELTAGGVAGMISQTSSYPLEVVRRRMQVGGAVGDGRRLRVGETAAMIFRERGIRGFFVGLTIGYVKVVPLAAVSFYTYERMKLILGI; encoded by the exons ATGCCGTCCGCCTATGCGGACCATGGCTCCATGGCCGACATAGCACGCGACAAAGCTCTGCAGCATGGCGCTGCCGTGGCTGGCACGGCAGCGTCTGCTGCTCCCCGGAGGAAagaagctgcttctcctAAAAGCGACGAAATCTCGGCACATCGCGCAAAGACTCGTTCGTGGGATTACATCTGGAGGTCCGGTGTCGCCGGTGGTGTTGCAGGTTGCGCC GCCAAAACGACGGTGGCGCCCCTAGATCGTGTCAAGATCCTTTTCCAGACCAGCAACCCCCAGTTCGCAAAATATACAGGCTCCTCTTTCGGCGTCGCTACCGCAATGAAAGACATATACCTACAAGAGGGTGGCCGAGGACTTTTCAGAGGCCACTCGGCGACCCTCCTCAGAATTTTCCCTTACGCCGGCATCAAATTCCTCGCTTACGAGCAGATTcgctccatcatcatccctaACAAAAACCACGAGACGCCTTTCCGACGGCTTATCAGCGGCAGCCTCGCCGGTGTGACATCCGTTTTCTTTACATATCCTCTAGAAGTTGTTCGAGTTCGCCTCGCTTTTGAGACTAGACGCGATGGCCGCTCATCGTTGACCTCAATATGTCGCCAAATTTATAACGAACATCCCATTGAGAAATCTCGAACCGCAAAACTGCCAAATTCACCTTCAATTACGACAGCTGTAAactctgccgctgccgccgttgaGTCCGTTGCGCCACGAGTCGGACTTGTGAATTTTTACCGCGGTTTCGCTCCTACTTTGCTAGGCATGCTGCCGTACGCTGGCGTATCTTTTCTTACCCACGACACTATGACAGACCTACTACACCATCCTTCCATCGCCGAGCATACAACtctgccaaagaagaagaaccacCCGGAAGGAAAGCCTGCTGCGCTTCGATCTTGGGCCGAACTTACTGCGGGAGGAGTTGCCGGTATGATCTCACAGACGAGCTCATACCCTCTCGAAGTGGTCCGGCGGCGCATGCAAGTTGGAGGTGCTGTTGGTGACGGTCGAAGACTGCGAGTCGGAGAGACAGCGGCCATGATCTTCCGGGAGCGAGGAATCCGAGGTTTCTTCGTCGGCCTCACAATCGGATACGTCAAGGTGGTGCCTCTAGCAGCGGTGAGCTTTTACACTTACGAACGCATGAAGCTTATTCTTggtatataa
- a CDS encoding uncharacterized protein (EggNog:ENOG41) yields MCSVSACDEASSPPSSSSSSSSSSSPQPSTISSILFQSGNVVLLDIPRSLEEAQVPPGLPPSARIVSGAPPLKPFTTPEPRDGATADHWLRNSQSAGAHIADLMAAAAVQSALDQLHSRYSGPFCLPRLCNAADGLFPQAANDKKTETGGATAATGDATSAASPAMSAVRMPHGAEYLHGSIRALRQTFVDRAPQFRLIVLDPPWPNRSARRKKTGRYNTASNLSEIEQLLSSIPVASHLAPDGLVAMWITNKSSILDLVTSSKGLFASWGLELVTQWTWLKITSSGEPLFDIESAWRKPWETLLVAKRIGAKAPEALEPKVILAVPDVHSRKPNLRQLFQDILGQGYPALEVFARNLTSGWWSWGDQVLQFQESEHWTAINDGCSPYETHCSM; encoded by the coding sequence ATGTGCTCTGTAAGCGCATGTGACGAagcatcatcgccgccgtcttcttcgtcttcttcatcatcatcatcatcaccacagCCCTCAACCATATCGTCAATCCTCTTCCAATCCGGCAATGTCGTCTTGCTCGACATCCCCAGATCCCTAGAAGAGGCCCAAGTGCCCCCCGGCCTCCCGCCATCGGCTCGAATCGTTTCTGGGGCCCCGCCACTTAAGCCATTCACCACCCCGGAGCCGCGAGATGGGGCAACAGCTGATCATTGGCTGCGCAACTCGCAGTCTGCAGGAGCTCATATTGCGGACTTGatggccgcagcagccgtgCAGAGCGCCCTGGACCAGCTTCATAGCCGATATTCGGGACCGTTTTGCCTCCCCCGGCTTTGCAATGCGGCGGATGGGCTGTTTCCCCAGGCTGCTAACGACAAAAAGACTGAGACTGGTGGCgccactgctgccaccgGTGATGCCACCAGCGCTGCAAGTCCAGCAATGAGTGCTGTCAGGATGCCCCATGGGGCTGAATACCTGCACGGATCTATCCGGGCTCTGCGACAGACATTCGTTGACAGAGCACCGCAGTTCCGCCTCATTGTGCTTGATCCCCCATGGCCAAACCGATCTGCCcgaaggaagaaaacaggCCGCTACAATACCGCATCCAACCTCTCTGAAATAGAACAGCTTCTTTCTAGTATACCCGTGGCTTCTCATCTTGCTCCAGATGGCCTAGTGGCTATGTGGATCACTAATAAATCCAGCATTCTTGACCTAGTAACCTCATCCAAAGGTCTCTTTGCATCCTGGGGCCTTGAACTGGTAACGCAGTGGACATGGCTCAAAATCACCTCATCGGGCGAGCCCTTATTTGACATAGAGTCTGCATGGCGAAAACCATGGGAGACGCTGCTGGTTGCAAAACGCATCGGCGCCAAGGCCCCAGAGGCTCTTGAGCCTAAAGTTATTTTGGCAGTTCCAGACGTACATTCACGGAAACCAAATCTGCGACAGCTGTTTCAAGATATTCTTGGCCAAGGCTACCCAGCTTTAGAGGTATTTGCTCGCAACCTCACCTCTGGCTGGTGGAGCTGGGGAGACCAAGTTCTGCAGTTCCAGGAGTCGGAGCACTGGACCGCCATCAACGATGGATGTTCACCGTATGAAACCCATTGCTCCATGTAA